One part of the Methylobacterium mesophilicum SR1.6/6 genome encodes these proteins:
- a CDS encoding LacI family DNA-binding transcriptional regulator, with protein sequence MKVGIRDVARAAGVSTATVSRALGRGPISEALRAQVEAAVRTTGYRPNLSARRLRSQAAQTIGLIVADIRNPFFTAVSRAVEDAAFAVEMRVILCNTDEDPAREAMYLRLMEEERVTGVIFAPTVATTQRLGAEPLGFPVVLIDRSGPPGLHDGVVLDNAAAGAALVDHMAAQGFARIGGLFGSTSSTAQERRAGYEAAMLRHGLAPQIRTVPPNAAAAEAEAARWLADSDRPEALIVSNGLILMGAVRASRTLNLSLPGDLALAGFDNEPWTELVEPGLTVIEQPVSEIGAQAMRLLFERIDTPDQPIRKVVLTGRLVARGSTRRR encoded by the coding sequence ATGAAGGTAGGGATCCGTGACGTGGCCCGGGCGGCGGGCGTCTCGACGGCGACCGTCTCGCGGGCGCTCGGTCGGGGGCCGATCAGCGAGGCGCTGCGCGCGCAGGTCGAGGCCGCGGTTCGCACCACGGGCTACCGGCCGAATCTCTCCGCCCGGCGCCTGCGCTCGCAGGCGGCCCAGACGATCGGCCTGATCGTCGCTGACATCCGCAACCCCTTCTTCACCGCCGTGAGCCGCGCGGTGGAGGACGCCGCCTTCGCCGTGGAGATGCGGGTGATCCTCTGCAATACCGACGAGGACCCCGCCCGCGAGGCGATGTACCTGCGCCTGATGGAGGAGGAGCGGGTCACCGGCGTGATCTTCGCGCCGACCGTGGCGACCACGCAGCGGCTCGGTGCGGAGCCCCTCGGCTTCCCCGTGGTGCTGATCGACCGGTCGGGGCCGCCGGGCCTGCATGACGGCGTGGTCCTCGACAACGCGGCCGCCGGCGCGGCTCTGGTCGACCACATGGCGGCCCAGGGCTTCGCGCGGATCGGCGGCCTGTTCGGCTCGACGAGTTCGACCGCGCAGGAGCGCCGGGCCGGCTACGAGGCGGCGATGCTCCGGCACGGGCTCGCCCCCCAGATCCGGACGGTGCCGCCGAACGCCGCCGCCGCGGAGGCGGAGGCTGCCCGCTGGCTGGCGGATTCCGACAGGCCGGAGGCGCTCATCGTGTCGAACGGCCTGATCCTGATGGGTGCTGTGCGGGCGTCGCGGACCCTGAACCTGAGCCTTCCGGGCGACCTCGCGCTGGCGGGCTTCGACAACGAGCCCTGGACCGAGCTGGTCGAGCCCGGCCTCACCGTGATCGAGCAGCCCGTCTCGGAGATCGGGGCCCAGGCGATGCGGCTCCTGTTCGAGCGCATCGACACGCCGGATCAGCCCATCCGCAAGGTCGTCCTCACCGGGCGCCTCGTGGCGCGGGGCTCGACGCGGCGTCGCTGA
- a CDS encoding DUF2335 domain-containing protein: MDVLPRGMIEHAAAALEGVVEPDRRIEAAEKVLSALQAKPVTAPVAAQLAAQMTVTATHTQYIGRFPPEEMIAGYERARPGLGERVIAMGEADQAATIASESRQQWMDFTYKVLGLIAGVICLFGVLWYVAHLSATGHDGLAGGVLATFGTGLIGLFVNAYIGRSTASAQPPPAVLVPPEAPSAATPPTKPG; encoded by the coding sequence TTGGACGTGCTGCCGCGTGGTATGATCGAGCATGCGGCAGCAGCACTAGAGGGTGTCGTCGAACCGGATCGACGCATTGAGGCCGCCGAGAAAGTTTTGTCTGCCTTACAGGCGAAACCTGTGACTGCACCGGTCGCTGCGCAGCTCGCCGCGCAGATGACGGTTACTGCCACTCACACGCAGTACATCGGCCGCTTTCCACCCGAGGAGATGATTGCAGGATACGAGCGGGCCCGTCCAGGCTTAGGCGAGCGCGTGATCGCAATGGGCGAAGCCGATCAAGCGGCGACTATTGCCTCCGAGTCGCGGCAGCAGTGGATGGACTTCACCTATAAGGTACTCGGGCTGATCGCCGGCGTCATCTGCCTGTTCGGCGTTCTTTGGTACGTAGCGCATCTGTCCGCCACCGGCCATGATGGCTTGGCCGGCGGCGTTCTAGCCACTTTTGGTACCGGTCTCATCGGCCTCTTCGTCAACGCGTATATTGGCAGGTCCACCGCCTCGGCGCAGCCGCCGCCCGCCGTACTAGTACCACCGGAAGCGCCTTCCGCGGCGACGCCCCCGACGAAACCCGGCTGA
- the ptsP gene encoding phosphoenolpyruvate--protein phosphotransferase, translating to MLAPTPLSAPRILVRLAAAPATKEAAIREAAQLLTASGCIDGAYGDSMLRREAVANTFLGHGVVIPHGMVDDRHLVRHSGLAVLQVPDGVLWHDGQVAHLVVAIAAQSDTHITVLRRLTRLIQDEARLEHLRTTTAEADIVGALSEDTATGAASGPVTDLRQRFDWTVDYPSGLHARPAAHWVEVAKTCAARIQVRHGAQVADAKSLIGLLQLGLRCGEAVTISAEGDDEAGALARICAAVTGLSAGEKAAAQRAAEAAAKAAGPVAGWNPADRPTTLAGIGASPGLSIGPIHVLASADLVVPDAPEPLTTGADRLHHALGATADQLKALADDTERRLGKADAGIFRAQAELIADTDLITLACQLMVEGHGVAYAWHAAVDRLAGQLAALGNPVLAGRAADLRDVGRRVLAQIDPALRSGHALPDAPCILVASDLAPSDTAGLDPARVIGLATAQGGPTSHTAILARTLGIPALVAGGPGLLALAEGTPAILDGGTGRLYLDPSAADIAAAEAWRARQRRQAEDEARQRALPARTRDGHAVAVGANVNNPEQVPFALDQGAEGVGLMRTEFLFLERGDTPSEDDQYETYAGMLKALDGRPLIVRTLDIGGDKQVSHLQLPKEENPFLGVRGARLLLRRPDLLEPQLRALYRAAKDHVGPDAPTGQHAPLSIMMPMITSVPEVLRLRDIAERIRVAIGAPYVPLGIMIEVPAAAIQADALARHCDFFSIGTNDLTQYALAIDRQNTELAPEADSLHPAVLRLIHMTCAGAARHKRFVGVCGGIAGDPFGACLLAGLGVHELSMTPRDLPGVKARLRGADMAALRALASQACEQEDAAAVRALDTASDLAGLAGVAA from the coding sequence ATGCTCGCACCGACACCCCTGTCCGCGCCCCGGATCCTGGTGCGCCTCGCGGCCGCGCCGGCCACCAAGGAGGCGGCGATCCGCGAGGCGGCGCAGCTCCTGACGGCTTCGGGCTGCATCGACGGCGCCTACGGCGACAGCATGCTGCGCCGGGAGGCGGTGGCGAACACCTTCCTGGGCCACGGGGTCGTCATCCCCCACGGCATGGTCGACGACCGCCACCTCGTCCGCCACAGCGGCCTCGCCGTCCTCCAGGTGCCCGACGGCGTCCTCTGGCACGACGGGCAGGTGGCCCACCTCGTGGTCGCCATCGCGGCACAGTCCGACACCCACATCACGGTCCTGCGGCGCCTCACGCGGCTGATCCAGGACGAGGCCCGGCTGGAGCACCTGCGCACCACGACCGCGGAGGCCGACATCGTCGGCGCCCTGTCGGAGGACACGGCCACCGGCGCCGCCTCGGGACCGGTCACGGACCTGCGCCAGCGCTTCGACTGGACCGTGGACTACCCGTCCGGCCTGCACGCCCGGCCGGCGGCGCACTGGGTGGAGGTGGCCAAGACCTGCGCGGCCCGGATCCAGGTCCGGCACGGCGCCCAGGTCGCGGATGCCAAGAGCCTGATCGGCCTGCTCCAGCTCGGCCTGCGCTGCGGCGAGGCGGTCACGATCTCCGCCGAGGGCGACGACGAGGCCGGGGCGCTCGCCCGGATCTGCGCGGCGGTCACGGGGCTCAGCGCCGGCGAGAAAGCGGCGGCCCAGCGCGCCGCGGAGGCCGCCGCCAAGGCCGCAGGCCCCGTCGCCGGCTGGAACCCCGCGGACCGGCCGACCACGCTGGCGGGCATCGGGGCGAGCCCCGGCCTCAGCATAGGGCCAATCCACGTGCTCGCCAGCGCCGACCTCGTGGTCCCCGACGCGCCCGAGCCCCTGACCACCGGCGCCGACCGCCTGCACCACGCGCTCGGCGCGACCGCCGACCAGCTGAAGGCGCTGGCCGACGACACCGAGCGGCGCCTCGGCAAGGCCGATGCCGGGATCTTCCGAGCCCAGGCCGAGCTGATCGCCGACACGGACCTGATCACGCTCGCCTGCCAGCTCATGGTGGAGGGCCACGGCGTCGCCTACGCATGGCACGCGGCCGTGGACCGCCTCGCCGGCCAGCTCGCAGCTTTGGGCAACCCGGTGCTCGCCGGCCGCGCCGCGGACCTGCGCGACGTCGGCCGCCGGGTCCTGGCGCAGATCGACCCGGCGCTGCGCAGCGGCCACGCGCTGCCCGACGCGCCCTGCATCCTGGTGGCGTCCGATCTCGCGCCCTCCGACACAGCCGGTCTCGACCCGGCCCGGGTGATCGGGCTCGCCACCGCCCAGGGCGGTCCGACTTCCCACACGGCGATCCTCGCCCGGACGCTGGGCATCCCCGCCCTGGTGGCGGGCGGCCCTGGCCTGCTGGCGCTCGCCGAGGGAACTCCGGCGATCCTCGACGGCGGCACCGGCCGCCTCTACCTCGACCCGAGTGCGGCCGACATCGCCGCGGCCGAGGCGTGGCGCGCGCGGCAGCGCCGGCAGGCCGAGGACGAGGCGCGCCAGCGCGCCCTGCCGGCCCGGACCCGCGACGGCCACGCGGTGGCGGTCGGCGCCAACGTCAACAATCCCGAACAGGTCCCCTTCGCCCTCGACCAGGGCGCCGAGGGCGTCGGCCTGATGCGCACCGAGTTCCTGTTCCTCGAACGCGGCGACACGCCCTCCGAGGACGACCAGTACGAGACCTACGCGGGCATGCTGAAGGCTCTCGACGGCCGCCCGCTGATCGTGCGCACCCTCGACATCGGCGGCGACAAGCAGGTCTCGCACCTGCAGCTGCCCAAGGAGGAGAACCCCTTCCTGGGCGTGCGCGGCGCCCGCCTGCTGCTGCGCCGGCCGGACCTGCTGGAGCCGCAGCTCCGCGCGCTCTACCGGGCCGCGAAGGACCATGTCGGTCCCGATGCGCCGACGGGCCAGCACGCCCCGCTCTCCATCATGATGCCGATGATCACCTCGGTCCCGGAGGTGCTGCGGCTGCGCGACATCGCCGAGCGGATCCGCGTGGCGATCGGCGCGCCCTACGTGCCGCTCGGCATCATGATCGAGGTGCCGGCCGCCGCGATCCAGGCCGACGCGCTGGCCCGCCATTGCGACTTCTTCTCGATCGGCACCAACGACCTCACCCAGTACGCCCTCGCCATCGACCGGCAGAACACGGAGCTGGCGCCGGAGGCCGATTCCCTGCACCCGGCGGTGCTGCGGCTGATCCACATGACCTGCGCGGGGGCCGCGCGCCACAAGCGCTTCGTGGGCGTCTGCGGCGGCATCGCGGGCGACCCGTTCGGCGCCTGCCTGCTGGCGGGGCTCGGGGTCCACGAGCTGTCGATGACCCCGCGCGACCTGCCGGGCGTGAAGGCGCGCCTGCGCGGAGCCGACATGGCGGCGCTGCGGGCGCTCGCGAGCCAGGCCTGCGAGCAGGAGGACGCGGCCGCGGTCCGCGCGCTGGACACGGCCTCGGACCTCGCCGGCCTCGCGGGAGTCGCCGCGTGA